In one Bactrocera tryoni isolate S06 chromosome 5, CSIRO_BtryS06_freeze2, whole genome shotgun sequence genomic region, the following are encoded:
- the LOC120777859 gene encoding 4-hydroxyphenylpyruvate dioxygenase isoform X2 — protein MTSYTDKGPKPQFGKFLSFHHLTFYVGNAKQAASFYTTRFGFTHVGYRGLETGHRRLAQHAVKQNRIIFVFVSTYNADDAEHGQHLTKHGDGVKDVAFEVENLEAIFKYAKERGAEVVREIWEEKDEYGVVRFATIKTYGDTTHTFVDRTKYNGKFLPGFLTPPVDNLLQGLPATKLDFIDHVVGNQPDLQMESVAAWYERVLQFHRFWSVDDSQIHTDYSALRSIVMANYEENVKMPINEPAKGKKKSQIQEYVEYYGGAGVQHIALNTSDIITAVRNLRARGLEFLTIPSSYYDILEENLKNSRTKIKEDMQLLKELNILIDYDEDGYLLQIFSKNLQDRPTLFIEVIQRHNHNGFGAGNFKSLFTAIEIEQAKRGNL, from the exons atg aCATCATATACTGATAAAGGACCCAAG CCGCAATTCGGTAAATTCCTTAGTTTCCATCATTTAACCTTTTACGTGGGTAATGCCAAACAGGCAGCCAGCTTCTACACGACACGTTTCGGTTTTACGCATGTAGGCTATCGTGGCTTAGAGACAGGACATCGTCGCCTAGCCCAACATGCGGTCAAACAGAATCGCATCATCTTCGTTTTTGTATCTACCTACAATGCCGATGATGCTGAGCATGGTCAGCATCTAACGAAACACGGCGATGGCGTAAAGGATGTGGCTTTTGAGGTAGAAAATTTGGAAGCAATTTTCAAATACGCAAAGGAACGTGGTGCTGAAGTGGTGCGCGAAATTTGGGAAGAAAAGGATGAGTACGGCGTAGTGCGCTTTGCTACTATAAAAACG tACGGTGACACAACACACACCTTTGTCGATCGCACTAAATATAACGGTAAATTTTTACCCGGCTTTTTAACACCGCCCGTCGACAATCTTCTTCAAGGTTTGCCAGCTACAAAACTCGATTTTATCGATCACGTTGTGGGTAATCAACCTGATTTACAAATGGAGAGTGTAGCCGCTTGGTACGAACGTGTTCTGCAATTTCATCGCTTCTGGTCAGTGGACGATTCGCAAATACACACCGATTATTCAGCATTACGTTCAATTGTAATGGCCAATTATGAGGAAAATGTAAAGATGCCCATCAATGAGCCGGCAAAGGGTAAGAAGAAGTCACAGATTCAGGAGTATGTGGAGTATTATGGTGGCGCTGGAGTGCAACATATTGCGCTCAATACAAGCGAtattataacggcagtgcgcaACTTACGCGCTCGTGGCTTAGAATTTCTCACAATACCTAGTTCGTACTATGATATTTTggaggaaaatttaaaaaacagtcGCACCAAAATCAAGGAGGACATGCAGCTGCTTAAGGAACTGAATATTTTAATAGATTACGATGAGGATGGATATctgttgcaaatattttccaaaaacctGCAAGATAGACCCACATTATTCATTGAAGTCATTCAGCGACACAATCACAAT
- the LOC120777859 gene encoding 4-hydroxyphenylpyruvate dioxygenase isoform X1: protein MTHTLAEKWITTSYTDKGPKPQFGKFLSFHHLTFYVGNAKQAASFYTTRFGFTHVGYRGLETGHRRLAQHAVKQNRIIFVFVSTYNADDAEHGQHLTKHGDGVKDVAFEVENLEAIFKYAKERGAEVVREIWEEKDEYGVVRFATIKTYGDTTHTFVDRTKYNGKFLPGFLTPPVDNLLQGLPATKLDFIDHVVGNQPDLQMESVAAWYERVLQFHRFWSVDDSQIHTDYSALRSIVMANYEENVKMPINEPAKGKKKSQIQEYVEYYGGAGVQHIALNTSDIITAVRNLRARGLEFLTIPSSYYDILEENLKNSRTKIKEDMQLLKELNILIDYDEDGYLLQIFSKNLQDRPTLFIEVIQRHNHNGFGAGNFKSLFTAIEIEQAKRGNL, encoded by the exons aCATCATATACTGATAAAGGACCCAAG CCGCAATTCGGTAAATTCCTTAGTTTCCATCATTTAACCTTTTACGTGGGTAATGCCAAACAGGCAGCCAGCTTCTACACGACACGTTTCGGTTTTACGCATGTAGGCTATCGTGGCTTAGAGACAGGACATCGTCGCCTAGCCCAACATGCGGTCAAACAGAATCGCATCATCTTCGTTTTTGTATCTACCTACAATGCCGATGATGCTGAGCATGGTCAGCATCTAACGAAACACGGCGATGGCGTAAAGGATGTGGCTTTTGAGGTAGAAAATTTGGAAGCAATTTTCAAATACGCAAAGGAACGTGGTGCTGAAGTGGTGCGCGAAATTTGGGAAGAAAAGGATGAGTACGGCGTAGTGCGCTTTGCTACTATAAAAACG tACGGTGACACAACACACACCTTTGTCGATCGCACTAAATATAACGGTAAATTTTTACCCGGCTTTTTAACACCGCCCGTCGACAATCTTCTTCAAGGTTTGCCAGCTACAAAACTCGATTTTATCGATCACGTTGTGGGTAATCAACCTGATTTACAAATGGAGAGTGTAGCCGCTTGGTACGAACGTGTTCTGCAATTTCATCGCTTCTGGTCAGTGGACGATTCGCAAATACACACCGATTATTCAGCATTACGTTCAATTGTAATGGCCAATTATGAGGAAAATGTAAAGATGCCCATCAATGAGCCGGCAAAGGGTAAGAAGAAGTCACAGATTCAGGAGTATGTGGAGTATTATGGTGGCGCTGGAGTGCAACATATTGCGCTCAATACAAGCGAtattataacggcagtgcgcaACTTACGCGCTCGTGGCTTAGAATTTCTCACAATACCTAGTTCGTACTATGATATTTTggaggaaaatttaaaaaacagtcGCACCAAAATCAAGGAGGACATGCAGCTGCTTAAGGAACTGAATATTTTAATAGATTACGATGAGGATGGATATctgttgcaaatattttccaaaaacctGCAAGATAGACCCACATTATTCATTGAAGTCATTCAGCGACACAATCACAAT